Genomic segment of Triticum aestivum cultivar Chinese Spring chromosome 6A, IWGSC CS RefSeq v2.1, whole genome shotgun sequence:
ccAGGAGTCTTACAGGCAATTGTTTGGGTGGGAGTTGGGGAGTTTACCCTTCTCTTACCTTGGACTTCCGATTCACCATCGTAGGCttacaaacagagaatggaagtgcatcgatgatcgatttgagaaaaaactgagctgttggaagggtaagctcatgtcatacggaggccgcttgatattgattaattcggtgctcacgagtatgcctatgtttctcttatctttctttgaggtcccagttggtgttaggaaacgactggacttctatcgaccgcgtctcttttggcagggtgatgaacttaaaagaaaataccggcttgctaaatgagacatcatctgtagaccgaaagaccaagggggtcttggtattgaaaatcttgaagttaaaaacagatgccttcttagtaagtggttgtggaagctGTCTTCCGGGACTGAGGCCATGTGGGCGCAGATCCTCCGCAACAAGTACCTCCAGACTAAAACATTGTCCTAGATCGCAGTCAAGTCGACtgattcgcctttctggaaaggactaatgaaagtcaaacaatctatGTTCAATAGGACGAGATTTGTTATTGGAAACGATACAAGTACacatttctgggaggatacttggcttggtgaatcacctttagccattcaatatccgtctttatatcggaTTGCTCAACGACATGAGGTGTTCGTGGCAACGGTATTCCAATctgtcccccttaatattcagtttcgacggccgctagcgggcaatcgttgggaagaatggctccatctagttaggagactgatggaggttcaactttctCACCAACCCGATATATTGCGCTGGAAGTTGACTAGCTCTGGAGTATTTatagttaaatcaatgtatattgatgttattaattcgaatGCTATTCCAACTTCCAAgtatgtttgggctgtcaaagttcctttaaaaattaaagtgtttatgtggtttgtccataaacaagttattttaacaaaggacaacttgattAAACGCAATTGGAcatgacctactaggtgtagtttctgtgatcgggatgagacgattaAGCATTTATtgtttgattgcccgttggccaaagttctttggcggacggtccatattgcttttaatattattCCACCGACTTCGGTCAATgctttatttgggacatggcttaatggggttGAGCCTGCATTAgcaagacatattcgggttggagtttgcgctttgttaTGGACTATCTGAAAttacagaaatgatttggtttttaacaaaaCATCacgtattcattttttgcaggttattttccgagctacggcactgatccgtttgtggtcgctactcactctgatggaggccagggagcatttggttactggatctatccgttgggagatggtaactcgggatatcttcaaccagtttggatggcggtcatgtaataggatagacaatTAGTTTCCCTATCTATTTTTAGCCAGCCTCTGTGTGAGCTGTATTTTTCCTTTGCTTTTGTCTGGCTGAAGACTGTGGAACCTTATTGACACCTTTTTGTTATTTAGTTAATAAgatggtcgtatgcatcgttctgatgcagaggccgagaAGATCCCCTTTTCAAAAAATAAGTTGTGACATCAGCATAAGTCAGCGCTCGTCCAGCCCACCACGCTGTTctcttgtttgtttgttttttcttcGGGTCGGCCGATTAGAGCGCAACAAAGAAATATTGTCGGTAACGCACTACACTTCATAGGATTGTTTTTTTTTTACTCGGGCTGGCCGACTAGAGCACAACAAAATAATATTGTCGGTAATGCACTGCACTTCATAGGAATCGAACCGCGGACTGAATACTAGGCAACGACAGCTCCAACAACTCCAGCCAATGGCAGCTGTTGATGTTTACAAAGTGGAAATTTTAAAGAACTATAATATAGCGGCAAGATTGGAAgatattttctaaaaaattgaaACCTTTTTTTATTgcaaattgtgaacaaatttgaaATGTCGAATAATTTTTTAACCCAAGCAATTTTAaaatttcgatttttttcaaatgtgAATAAAATTTATAATTCGgaacatttcttcaaaaataagaaCGAAAACTGGTATTTCAAACATTTTTTCACGATTTtttggaaacatgaacaattttttaaaatcctCGAACAATTTTTAAAGTGTGGGCACTTCTAAAAATTCTgagatttttttggaaaacatGAAAATTTTAGCTTATTTTTAATCATACATTTTCAAAAGCAAATTGCACCATTTAAATTtttttttgacatttgaaaactgcTCATGCATTTCAAAAGAATGTTTATGATGTTTAAAAAAAGTATTATACTATTGAAAAAAGTTTtgtaacattcaaagaaatgtttgTGGCAAATTTTCAAAAGaaacttcatgcatttaaaaaaCTCACACCATTTTCTAGAAAAGATATATGTAATGTAAAAAAATGATAGCATAAATCTTTTGAAAAGTTTCATACCATTTAGAAACATGATTAGTAGATTTTTGAAAAATATTTACCATATATTTTTAAAAATGATTGGGACAATATCTGAAGAAATATTCATCATgaatgttaaaaaaatgttcaaagttTGTTAAAAAGTATTCCTCGTGTATACACAAAATATACAACATGTATTACAAAAGTTCACATGTATTTGCAGAAAACATACTACTAGATAGGGGTACTAGGTTGGGGAACGTGTTGTGTGCCAAGAGTGGACATGCAAGTGCGTCGGGCATGAGTTGCACGTTTGGGTTGGACATGAAACTAGATAGGGGTCGGGGCAAGTTGCATGTTGGGGTTGGACATGCAACTATATCGCGCGAGTTGCAAGTTAGGGGGTGAACATGCAACCAGATAGGAGCCGGGGGCAACTTGCGTGTCgagggtggacatgcaactaggtCGGCGAGTTGTGTGTTCTGGTTGGACTTGCAGCTAGTCAAAAAATAGGTTGAGCCTCAGTTGCAtatcgatggtggacttgcaactgagacagGAAAAAAATTGCCCCCCTCCCATTACAAGTCGGGGTAGAGTTGCAGCCCAACCAGTTGCGTGTTGAGGTGGACTTGAAAAATGTGAAAttacgaaaaaagaaaaaagaaatagaaaaggaagaaaataaaaaatggATCAACTTTtggaaaaatagaaaaaggaaaggaaaaatagtgaagaaaaataaagaaaagacaaaaaatagtgaagaaaacaaagcaaaaaaaagtATCCTATCTACCTGGAGCGGCCCATCTGCGGTTTGCTTGTTGTTCGCGTGTCTGAAGTAGCAGTGAGCAGCTTAGGGATTTTGGTTTGTTTGACCTAGCCCATGCGACACcccatcatgtatttaaaaaatgctttccttgtatttaaaaatgttgatcatgtatttaaaataaTTTTTCATAAAGGTTCCTCCAAAAGCTCTCGCCTTCCTCTTCTCAAAAAAattacattgacaatgaaagtaaAAATTGTAGAGGAATAGAAAGGATAATGTTGTTGTCTAGAAAACGCGTATAGTGGCCTTCGTCGATGGGACAAATGCTCCAGTGTATGCATTACAAGGAAACTAGCATTTTGTTATGGAAGTTTGTGAAAGAATGTCCTGCTTTTCGTTACCCACCAACAACGCCAATTCCACAATCAGACCCAAccacaccgagttgcagtagcATTGAAGGCGTGCAATACAGTCATGGGGCAACACTAGTAGTTTCAAATCGAGGGTGGGATGAAACAAAGTAtgggcccagttgcaagtcgaaggtggacttgcaactgggatgaaaaataAAGCACGTCCTAGTTGTGATTCAAGGGTAGGCTTACAACCAGGAGAACTACGAGTTGAGTTGTGAGTCGAGGATGGACTTACAACTGGGACAACTACGAAACAACGAGCTGAGTTGTGAGTCGGGGATGTACTTACAGCTGGGACAACTATAAAACAACGAGCCAGGTTATAAGctaagggtggacttgcaactgaggcgAAAGACAAAACTCAGGCCCAGTTATGAGTCAAGGATGGGTTTGCAACTTGGATTAAAGAAATTATGattctagttgcgagtcgagggtggattTGCAACTAAGATGAAAACAGAAAAACATGCCCAGTTACGAGTtgaggtggacttgcaactggaacaATAACAAACTATGTTTCAGTTGCAAGTCAATGACAGACTTGTAACTATGACAACAACAAATTATggtcccagttgcgagtcgagggtagaCTCACAACTGGGACAACAACAAAACTCTGATCCCAATTACAAGTCGAGGATGGGCTTATAGTTAAGACAACTACGAAACAACGAGACCAATTGCTACTTGCGAGCTGCATTGGgaattttccccgaagaggagaggagatgcagtatagtagagataaatatttccctctgTGAGAATCAAGGTTTATCGAAGCAGTAGAAAAATCACGCAAAACCTCGTGAAAAGCACATGCACACACAAaagaaaatacttgcacccaatgcgaacaagagggttgtcaatccccttggtcCTTACTTGCAAAGATTAAATCTTgcagtgatagatagataaattgcaaaatagaagtaaataaaaattgcagcaaagtatttttgtgtttttatatatgataaaggtagaccccGGGGTCATAgtattcactagaggcttctctctcgaacacataacatacggtgggtaaacaaactattgttgggcaactgatagaatagcgcatagttatgacgatattcaaggcaatgatcatgtatatatgcgtccgagacaagtagaccgactcctgcctgaatctaccactattactccatccatcgaccgctatccaggatgcatctagggTATTATGTTAATAAAAATAgactaacgccttaagcaagatgacgtgatgtagacaaagtaaacacAACAAATATGAATAAACTCCATCGTTTCATCATTAATGAAAaaaaatacaaatatgtgtcttgtcccatTCTATAACtgggatagagcaccacaagattgaacacgtcacaaagcacctcttccactgaagataaatcaatctagttggtcaaaccaaacggatagatcagagAAAAATACAAacctataacaatcatgcataataaagttcataaaagactcaattagTTCTTATGAATATTCAATCTGAACTTCCCATCTTCGTGAGAGAGTTGCAATCAGCCTCTGTTGTTGGCACAGGCCAAGGAGGATGTGCGCTGGTGAGTTTACATGCCGTTTACCTACAGCTACACTCTTGGCCTAGTATTTGTAGTTTGCTTTTGATTTTGCAATGAAATTTCAGCATTACATTGCAGAAATAGCActtgtttgattttttttcatcTAAAAACTTACCCAAACGGCTAGACATTATTTCGTCTGAATTAAACATTTATCTGAATCTGTGAACTTGTGCGTTTATGATGGAGTAGGTCTTTTGCAAGGAATTTGCTTCGGCATGTGGCCTCCCGCACACAAAGAAAACCATACATCTTCAGCTGGAGGACAAAACGAAGGGGCCATGGCCTGTCACGTTAATCCGCAGTGAGCATAACAGCAACCAGAGGTGGCTTACCACGGGGTGGAAGGAATTTGTCACGGAAAATGGCCTGAAGAAAGGAGATGCCTGCCTCTTCCAGCCAGACAAGAGCAGCAACACCAAGGGCCTTACAATGACTGTTTATCTGATTCGCAAGTCGCCGGAAAAGGAGCTGTAGCTCAAGCATGTTGACTTGTGGTTTCTTATCAATCGTCTATATTTAGTATGGCTCTAATAACTCTCTTATGCCCTCTCCTATGAGAGCTGACTTGTTGACCAACTTGATGCTGAGTTCATTTAGgtgacttgtactccctccgttcatctagatacatctatttctgcgacaagtaattccgaatggagggagtagctgttaaacGGAGATTTAGGAAATAAATCTGCTTAATTTGCTCTCTAACTGCCCTATTAAATCATCCTATTAACTAGAACGGCGCATGCAGCGGCCGGCGTGCGCATGCCGCCTGCATCCATGCCCAATCGGCAAGGTTCCTGCGTCGGCTCCATTGCGACGATGCATGCGTATGCGTGGAAGAGATTTCAGGTAATAAAGCAAGGTAATTAATGTCCAGATGCACTAAGCTACGGTCAGCAGTACAGCACATATCTACACACCTCACTGACACTCCCACGGTGGGTGAATAATTGATGGTAGCCACCGCCTCGTTGCCCAAAACGACCAGCCCATCACGCCGCCGGGTTCGCAGGCGGAAGACGCGAGGAGCGGCGATCGATCTACAGACCAAGGTAACATGTCGGGGCAGATGTTCACCCTCGTGGCCGCCGCCGACGTCCGGTACGGCGTGGTGAGAGCCTCACCCTCCCCCCCATTGATTCATTATTACGGTTCCAATCCAATGCTGCATCTAGCAGGGTGGGTCGGTCAGTCAGTCTGTGTAGGTCATGTGTCTCCTCTGCTCTGCTCTCTGTTCCTCTGTGTTGAGGATAGTATTTATGCATGTATATTGTCTTTTGTACATTAGGCCCACTTCTTTAGttgttgtatagattgaggtaAAGGCCCCACATTGTATTTATATATACCGTGTATATTGCACCGAATCAATACATCATGCAATTTATACATCTAATATGATATCAGTTTTTTAGGTTATAGACCCTAATCttccgttgccgccgccgccgccgccgtgcgtcAACCGCACCGGCCGCCGCTTTTCCTTTCGCTAATCACGCACCAGCCGCCGCTAATCCTACCAGCCGCCGCTAGCTAGCCCGCCCGCTGCACTGCCTTCCGCGCTTGCCAGGTCCTTCCGCGCTCGCCAGGTCGCCAGGTCGTCCCGTCGCTCGCCAGATCGTTCCCTCGTCCTGCCTGCTAGCGACACGCCGCCGCCTCTCGATCCCACGTCCCGAGGCCACTGCTCGTCCTGCTCGCACTAACACCGCGCTACACGCATCACCATCGCCGCTGTAGTTCGCATCGCCTGCCGCGCTACACGCATCGCCAGATAGACCAAGCCGCTCACACCGTCCCGTTTCCGCCATGTCGTCTGTCACTTCCTCCGCATCCACCAACACCAACCCCTTCGCCGACGCCAACCCCCCCGACGTCAACGACATCCGCAAGCTTAACATCTTCGAGCGGGTGCCGGTTCGTCTCTCTCAGGCGGACTCCTCCTACCACTCGTGGAAGACGTATTTTTCCCTCGTGTTTCGGGAGTATCATCTCATGGATCACGTGGATGGCACCGTCGACTCCAGCCTCGTTCCCGAGTTTCATGACTGGTCCACCATCGACATCACAATCATCCGCTGGTTTTTCCTCACCATCGCGCCCGACCTCTTCCAGACAGTCGTGACGGACGGTGATGATGCCTGCGccgtgtggaccaagctgaacgggctcttcaccgacaacaagctccaGCGTCGCGTTTTTCTGCAGCAAGAGTTCTTTGGGTGTCATCAGGACAACACCTCCATCGACGACTATTGTCGCCGCCTTAAGACTCTCGCTGACGAGCTTCGCGATATCGGCGCCAAGGTCGAtgatgacctcctcctcagcacgctcaccgccaggctcaacgaggacttcggcaacgccgcggGGAACCTCGGCCTCATCCCCAACCCGTCCTTTGCCAAGTTCGTTGCATACCTCCGCCTGGAGGAGCAGCGGATGCAGAAGGTGAAGACGCGCGCCATccacaccgccctcgccgccggcaccacTCGCGGCGGGCCTCCGGCGCCTCCTGCTGCCCCGACACCCCAGCAGCGTCATCAGGCGCCCTTCCCGGCGCCCCAGCAGCCGGGGCTCCTGCCACTGCCGTACGGCCCGCCCGCGCCCCCCGCTCCTCCCGCTGAAAAGCGCCGCGGggggcggcgtggtggccgccgcggcggtcagcagcagcagcagcagttccaGGCGCCGCAGCAGCTCCCGGTGCCGCCCCCATGGGCCTCCGGCTACAACCCCTGGACCGGTGTCGTCCATGCGTACACCATGCCGGTTCCACGGGCTCCTGCACTGACGCTTCCTGTGCCGCGCCCACCGGCGCACCAGGCGTACTACGCGGCTCCGCAGCCGCACGGAGGATACCCACCACCGCAGATGAGCGGCGCCTACGGTCTCCCTGCAGCCCCGCCGCCACCCTCGCCGGCCCTACCGCCGGCACCTTGGGATCCGGCGCTCCTCGCTACACTGCACACCGCGcctacgccgaacaactacactggaggcggtgattggtacatggacactggGGCTACGAcacacatgtttgctcatcctggtaatcttgcctccttcactcctgtcaccaccgaccgccgcattattgtcggcgacggttccacactccctatcacacatgtcgggcacacttcttttccttctacttctCTACCTATTACTTtatctaacatacttgtgtcacctcatcttattaagaatcttatttccgttcgttgtttaactcgtgaaaatcttgttactgttgaatttgacgagcttggtttttgtgtcaaggacgctcgaaccaggatggtacttcaccgatgtgacagcttcgacgagctctatccggtgcatccgccgtccacctccaccaccgcaccggttgctctctccgctggcgtcgatctctggcacgctcgtttgggtcaccccaaccccgtcacacttcgtcatattcttaggagtttcagttttagttgtaataagatagaggatcacacctgtcatgcctgtcgtgtcggcaaacatgttcgccttccgTTTAATACCTCCACCACcatagcttcttttccttttcagttgattcatagcgatgtgtggacctctccggttTCTATTAATttgggctatttatattatctggttattcttgatgattattctcattatgtgtggacgtTTCCTTTACGacgaaagtcggatgcactctccactttgtcggccttttactcctatgtcaacacgcagtttgggcgtcccatccttgctcttcaaactgacaatggaaaagagttcgacaatcTTGCTTTCCGCACTTTTCTGTCGCAGAACGGCACAGtttttcgtctcacatgcccgtatacttcacagcagaatggtcgagccgaacgcgtccttcgcactctgaacgaCTGCGTTCGGACGCTCCTGTTCCATGCTAATGTGCCGCCTCGTTTCTGGCCGGATGCACTCGCTACTGCTTCACTTCTTCTTAACCTTCGCCCTtgccgcccacggtggaactatgcacctcaccatcttctttTTGGTACGCCCCCATCTTATGATGACTTGTGTATtttcgggtgcctttgctatcctagcactgtggactccgctcctcacaaacTTGCACCCcgttctgtcgcttgcatcttcatcggctacccttccaactccaagggatatcggtgctacgatccTGTCTCCCAtcgtgtgttcacttcccggcacgtttactttgatgagcatgtgtttccgtttcagcaggtacctccGGCTGTTCCTCCCGTCACTGGTGATGCGGGCTCCTCGACGCCGCTCCCAGGGCACTCGCGCGCTTCTCTTGGCCGGCCCCCTGGCTTTGAGGTGCGTCCTCCACATGCGGCGCCTCCTACAGCCGCGGCCTTGGCCCCTgcggcctccacagccccagcGGCGCCCCCGGCCCTAGCGCCCCCCTCGGCGCCACCCTCGGCGCCCCCGGCCTCCTCGGCGCCCCCGGCGCTCCCGGCTCCCCCGGCCCCTGCGCCCCCCTCGGCGCCCCCGGCCTCGGCGCCCTCGGCGCCCGCGCCCCCGGCACCGGTGGCCGGTCCGGTCACCCATGCCCGTACAGGCGTTTTTTGCCCGAGCTCGCGCTACGCCGcggatgactacgtccatgcggcgtccacctctgaGCCGTCGCCGTTGCCATCCTCCGTccgagccgctcttcgtgacccgctctggatggctgcgatgcaagaggagtttgacgccctgttgcgcaaccggacgtggcagcttgttccccgtccccggcacgccaacgtgattaccgggaagtgggtcttcaaacacaagctccgtcccgatggtacccttgatcgctataaagcgcgctgggtcgttcgtggattccgacagcgtgctggcatcgacttcaccgacaccttcgctccggtcgtcaagcccggcacaatacgcacggttctccaccttgcggtctcccatgcttggccggtgcaccagatggacgtctccaacgccttccttcatggccacctcgaggagcaggtcttttGCCGgcagcccaccgggtttgttgaTCCGGCACTTCCCGACCATgtgtgcctgctttcgcggtccttgtatggactcaagcaggctccgcgcgcttggtaccagcgcatcgcggcgTTTCTTCATCAGCTTGGGTTCCGCTCCACTCGCTCGGACGCATCGCTCTTCGTTTATCACCAGGGCTccgacacggcctacttgctgctatatgtcgacgacatcatcttgACGGCATGTACGGCCGGCCTTctcagtcagctcacggctcgtcttcgcgctgagttcgccatcaaggacttgggtcctctgcactacttcctcggtgttgaggtggtgcgccgtccggatggcttctttcttcatcagcggaagtacgctcatgagctcctagagcgcgctggcatgcttaactgcaagcccgccgccacgcctgttgatacgaaggccaagctctctgccATGGACGGTTCCcctgcttcggatgctgctttctatcggtctattgttggtgctctccagtacctcactttGACTCGACCAGAGATCCAGTATGCagtgcagcaggtgtgtcttcatatgcatgctcctcgggaTGTTCACTGGGCCGctgtcaagcggattctccgctacgTTTGTGGCACTATGGATTTTGGAGTCACGCTTCACGCCTCCACCGACACCGCCCTCAcagcctactccgatgcagactgggcgggctgccctgacacacgtcgctccacctcgggctattgtgtctaccttggaccctcacttatctcgtggtcgtccaagcggcagcctacagtctctcgctccagtgctgaggctgagtatcgtgcggtggccaacgccgtcgcTGAGTGTTCCTGGCTTCGTCAGCTGCTTCAGGAGTTGTCTTGCTCTGTTgaccgtgccacggtggtctactgcgataacgtctcggcggtctacctctccgctaacccggtgcatcatcgacggaccaagcatattgagttggatattcattttgttcgggaacaggtggctcttggtcatattcgtgttttacacgtccctacttcccaacaatttgcagatatcatgaccaagggcttgcctacggcgtcatttgaggagttccggtccagtctttgcgtcagccgcggtgccgcttcgactgcgggggggtgttgagGATAgtatttgtgcatgtatattgtcttTTGTACATTAGGCCCACCTCTCTAGttgttgtatagattgaggtaGAGGCCCCATATTGTACTTATATATACCGTGCATATTGCACCGAatcaatacatcgtgcaattcatACATCTAATACTCTGCTTCGGGTGTTTTAGTTGCTGGATGCACTCAAATTAGTTTGCC
This window contains:
- the LOC123129053 gene encoding B3 domain-containing protein Os03g0620400-like: MNIQSELPIFVRELQSASVVGTGQGGCALVFCKEFASACGLPHTKKTIHLQLEDKTKGPWPVTLIRSEHNSNQRWLTTGWKEFVTENGLKKGDACLFQPDKSSNTKGLTMTVYLIRKSPEKEL